The Rhododendron vialii isolate Sample 1 chromosome 5a, ASM3025357v1 genome contains a region encoding:
- the LOC131326845 gene encoding protein ALP1-like: MNGQVGKYYCIENQPKNESLLSSRSQPRNHLLPQFLHLHPIPCRPPPPRHRPSNRYSCDTEASETSPYKDILSPFDEMKVSSLPNLNRETTSFPNFFTFIQDPADHHHHDTALQIDEHSCDTEASETSPYEGILSPFDSFDKVNEIRLFAGTSSVGLIRRGSVQNQHNTSSVGSNQFSGGGGSATSGNVGPNPAQLRWWDQCSHPDFPESEFRRAFKMRKSTFEFICSELDPVINNKDYTMLRLAIPPEIILVRQCVAVCIWWLATGEPLRLVSQKFGLGISTCRELVLEVCGAIRSVLMSKFLNWPDEEKMTKVKREFELISGIPNVGGSIYTTHVPIIEPEVNAPAYFNKRHTERNQKMSITVQGVVDSRGVFTDVCIGWPGSMSDDKILENSVLSQRASRGLLKDVWIVGNSGYPLMDWLLVPCTHKHLSCHQHVFNEKVGKVQKGAKKAFSRLKGRWSCLQKLTEVQLQDLPAVVGAACVLHNICEMRNEAMDPAKTSFHLFDDEIVPEDAVRSVDAMRARDQIAHHLFHNLSVTDRLLRNY; the protein is encoded by the exons ATGAATGGTCAAG TCGGAAAATACTACTGTATCGAAAACCAACCCAAAAATGAAAGCCTCCTCTCTTCCAGATCTCAACCGCGAAACCACCTCCTTCCCCAATTTCTTCACCTTCATCCAATACCCTGcagaccaccaccaccacgacacCGCCCTTCAAATAGATACAGCTGCGACACCGAAGCCTCCGAAACGTCGCCGTACAAAGACATCCTCTCCCCGTTCGATGAAATGAAAGTATCCTCTCTTCCAAATCTCAACCGCGAAACCACCTCCTTCCCCAATTTCTTCACCTTCATCCAAGACCCTGcagaccaccaccaccacgacacCGCCCTTCAAATAGATGAGCACAGCTGCGACACCGAAGCCTCCGAAACGTCGCCGTACGAAGGCATCCTCTCCCCGTTCGACTCGTTCGATAAAGTGAACGAGATCAGACTTTTCGCTGGGACGAGTTCCGTTGGGTTGATCCGTCGTGGATCGGTCCAAAACCAACATAACACGAGTTCCGTCGGGTCAAATCAGTttagcggcggcggcggcagcgcAACCAGTGGTAATGTAGGACCAAACCCTGCCCAGCTGCGGTGGTGGGACCAGTGCAGCCACCCGGATTTTCCAGAGTCAGAATTCCGACGCGCTTTCAAGATGAGAAAGTCCACGTTCGAGTTCATATGCAGCGAGCTCGACCCGGTCATCAACAACAAGGACTACACCATGCTCCGGTTAGCCATACCGCCGGAAATAATACTGGTCCGCCAGTGCGTCGCCGTGTGCATCTGGTGGTTGGCCACCGGGGAGCCCCTGCGCCTGGTCTCCCAGAAATTCGGGCTAGGCATCTCCACGTGCCGTGAACTCGTGCTAGAAGTTTGTGGGGCAATTAGGAGTGTTTTGATGAGCAAGTTTTTGAACTGGCCTGATGAGGAGAAAATGACGAAGGTAAAGAGGGAATTTGAGCTGATTTCCGGAATTCCAAACGTGGGTGGATCCATCTATACTACGCACGTGCCTATTATTGAGCCGGAGGTGAACGCACCGGCTTATTTCAATAAGAGGCACACGGAGAGGAACCAGAAGATGTCAATCACGGTACAAGGCGTTGTTGATTCGAGGGGGGTGTTTACTGACGTTTGTATCGGGTGGCCGGGGTCTATGAGTGATGACAAGATTTTGGAGAATTCGGTGCTTTCGCAGCGGGCGAGTCGCGGGCTTTTGAAGGATGTTTGGATTGTGGGGAATTCTGGGTACCCATTAATGGATTGGCTGTTGGTTCCTTGCACACATAAGCATTTGTCGTGTCATCAACACGTGTTTAACGAGAAAGTTGGGAAGGTTCAGAAAGGGGCGAAAAAGGCGTTTTCGCGGTTGAAAGGGAGGTGGAGTTGCTTGCAGAAGCTGACCGAGGTGCAGCTCCAGGACTTGCCTGCGGTTGTTGGTGCTGCTTGTGTGTTGCACAACATTTGTGAGATGAGGAATGAGGCAATGGATCCGGCGAAAACGAGTTTCCATCTCTTTGATGATGAGATTGTGCCGGAGGATGCTGTGAGGTCTGTTGACGCGATGCGTGCTAGGGATCAGATTGCTCACCATTTGTTCCATAATTTGTCTGTCACCGATCGTCTTTTGCGGAACTACTAG